The Aspergillus oryzae RIB40 DNA, chromosome 5 genome segment GACACGTTCCATTTCGTCGCTCGCAAGTATCGAAGTAAACATTCCCGGGTCAAGAACATGCGCTCATTGTCAGTGAGGGGTTCCGTAGGGGCGTTCTTCGCAGACGTTGTCGGCACTGTTGTCCAAGCGGAAACGGCTTTGAGAACAGAATTGTACTTTTCCTGTTGGTCGGAGGTAAGCTCTGCAGGCGGAGTAGGCTTGGCCGAGTCGAGAGGGCGAGGGAAGGGCTTCTGAATGAGCCCATCAGCCGCTGAGGATGGGAGCTCTGATTCAATATCCCTGCCATTGGTTGCAGGCTGAGCCTGGTCGACAGTGTTACTGGAATTTTCAGCAGCTGCAGATGGCGGGCTTGTCTGTGAGTCGACTGCCTCACCGCTGTGGGCTGACGCAGCTGGGACTGTGGGTTCAGATGCTGCACTCATGATTGCAAGGAATAGTATGCGATTCAATTAAGTTCAAATCTATGGGAAGTACTCTAGGCTGTAATTCAGGGGGCAATGGCTCGGATAATATAGACCGGAGACAATGGCAGCTCCCCTGGgagttttgttcttttccgCGCAAGTTTCAGCGCTGAGTAGGCTCTGTTGATCGACAGGCCCACAGGATGATCGTTCGACATACACAGTAATAATCATAGACGGAGTACGTGGACTTGTCCCTGAACCCATCGCTGGATCAGGAAGGCGGTGACTCATCTAATTAATCTTCCTATCCCGTGCCCAGCACGCGGCGCGCGTTCTCCACGCGTTCTCCAATTTCGGGTTACCAGCATCGGGGTGATTTTACTTTGCTCCTGCAATTGAACGCAACGCCGCTGGAACCGACTTGGTGTCGCCATGGAGGATATCGTTGGAGAGCTCAATGAGCTTTTTGCAGCTTCGTCCCCCGATGGACTTCCTAAGGACGTCCTCGCAGAGCTTCAGTCCCTTCTGCGAGTTCACTCAATTGCCCCGCAGGAGTTATTTTACAAATGGGAGTCATTCTGCTTGAAGATGGGCTCTGAGGAGACCAAGCTGAACCTAGAGACTGTAAGGCTGTTCAAGCGCGACGTTCAGGAATCGCTAGAGCGAGAGACTCGAAGCAAGCCCGGCCGACAATTACCAACCGCTACCCCGcgcgcagcagcagcaactgATGTCTTTGGGATGTGAGTCGCAGAGGCATGTCGTACTTCACGGAGAGATTATTGATATGGTTACTATAGATTAGATGGATTAACCCCAAATGCGTCCCACGGTCGAACGCCGAACTCAGCCAAGCGGAAAGCGGACTTTGCATCTCCCTCTGCGTCCAAGGTTGGAAAAGTCGATTCGCCAATCGGCTCTAAGGCCCCGCGAAAGCCCATTAATGGCGCTGCTACAGGAGATGGAGCGCAGTATGTTTAGTGAAGACCACCTTACACGGCTGAAACAATATGATTGACTGCGACAGGTCTGTTCCTTTCTCGGGTCGCCAGAATCCCGGCCAGACGCTCGAAACCCTCAACGCCCACCTATCAATGCCAGAGACACCTATGGCTCCCTTCTCAGAGGCTCGGATACGACCTACTGCTAATACGGACCTGAAGAAGTTCGGATACAAGCCAATGGCAATGCGACTGTCTGAAGCATCCGAGATCCTCGATGACCGCATTGACGAGTTCATGACCATattccagaaagaatacGAAACAGAGGACCTCCCCTTCGGCAGTGCGGCGACCCAGAGCACTAGTGAGATTGTAGCGGTTGGACGTATCGCATCAGACAGCATGGAAGGAAAGCTTAACCCAGCCTCCCTTGTACTCGAGACCTCGAGACGGACAGGAGCTGGAGTGCGTGTTCCTCTTAAAGTGGACACTCTACCGTCGGTGAATTTCTTCCCGGGACAAATTGTTGCTTTACGAGGTATCAATGCGTCCGGGAATTACTTCTCGGTCAAGGAGGTCCTATCCACGCCTCTCCTACCGCCCGCTGCATCATCTGTGCCCACTATGGAGGGTATCAACGAAAGACTGGAGGAGGctggctcttctccattAAACATAATGATCTCCTCGGGGCCATACACAGCCGACGACAACTTAGATTTCGAGCCGCTGAACGAGATATGCCAAAAAGCGGCCGAGAGCTACGCGGACGGACTCGTCCTCATGGGTCCATTCTTAGACATCGAACATCCACTAGTAGCATCTGGAGACTTCGACCTCCCAGAAACCAACGGATACGACCCAGACACAGCCACCTTAACAACCGTATTCCGGCACTGCATCACGACGCCCTTGCAGCGATTAGTCGCGGCCGTACCCAGCATCACGATCGTGATGGTTCCCTCCGTCCGCGACGCCGTGAGCAAGCATGTCTCCTGGCCACAAGAGCAGCTCCCGAAGAAGGAACTCGGCTTGCCCAAGCAAGTGCGCATGGTTTCCAATCCAGTCACCCTGTCTTTGAACGAGACTGTCATTGGCTTGTGCTCGCACGACGTCCTATATGAGCTGCGTAGAGAAGAGGCTCTGCACGGCAAACCCAAAGAAGGCAATCTGCTCACCCGGTTGTCGAAGTACCTCGTCGAACAAAGACATTTCAACCCGGTCTTCCCGCCATCGTCACGAGACGCCCTCCCCAAACCAGGGATCGAGAACGGACTAGCCACGGGCGCCACCTTGGACGTCAGCTACATGAAGCTAGGCGAGTGGTGGAACGTCCGACCAGACGTACTAATCGTCCCCAGCATGCTCCCACCGTTTGTCAAAGTGCGTGCCCCATCCCCAACCCACCCATGCAGCACACGCTAACAACATAAAACAGGTAGTAGACAGCGTCCTGGTAATCAACCCAGGCACGCTCTCCAAACGCCGAGCACCAGGAACCTACGCGCAAATGGCCATCCACCCACGAGAAATcacggaagaagagcgcgaaCAAAAGCATATCAGCCACAAACTGTACGAACGGACACGGGTAGACGTCATCCGCATCTGAAGTACAGCATCTCTTTGGATTAAATAGATATACCATGTATAACGCGGGGCGTCAGGCGTAATAACGATAATGAAACATTACATTCCACAAGAAACAGTCAGAAACAAAGGGGTATCAAGCAACCCATGCATGCCTAAACCACAAACCAACCCAATTCAAACCAAaccttccccctccccccttcctctcctctctctccttcacaataagaaaagaacgaaaagaaagaatcacCGTAAACAAACAACCCTCTTCccccccatcctcctccccaccTCCTTAACCCTAACCGCACTCTTCCCACTCCCAGAATTCACCAGCGCCTCGAGTCCCAAATCCCTCCAAACGGCCTCCCTTCGGCGTTCCATCGCCCGACTAATCCCAAACGCAGCATGCTGGTCGGggacaacatcatcctcgtcctcggggtttgggggttgatACTGCGGCGCGACGTAGATGTCCTCgatggggaggaaggaggggacGAGGGTCGGGGATGATGAACCGTAGGTTACGGTGTGGTTGTTGTAGAGgtgggaggaggttgttgtgCTGGGGGTTGCGGAGGTGTGGGGGCGGGTGAAGTCTTCGAAGTAGTCGGCTAGTCGGGGGTGGTGCATGTGGAggtgggttggggttgagtcTTTgctctgttttttttttttgagatTTTGTTAGTAGGGTAGATAGTGGGTTACATTAGtgggttggtggtgagggtggtttGAGGGGGAAAGTGGGGATTGGATTTTGGGGGACGTACCATTTTGAGGGTTTTGATATTAGGCTTGGGTTTGGGATTCGTGCGGGTATTTGGACGAATGAGATATTGATATTTGAGATTGGTCTGGGATGTATGGATTATATATGAGTGTGGATGTAGATGATGGATGTAAACATCTTGGAATTGACGGCAATATTTGACCGCTTTGGCTTATCTCCATGTGACTGCCGTCTTATCGAAAGTGGCATGGATTTTAGTCTACGGGTTTGGAAACAGTGagcgtacggagtactaaTAGTATAATCGCTAAGAGTCGTTTTACACATGCCATACATATTGTATCATACCCTCTGGCGAAGCCCGAATC includes the following:
- a CDS encoding DNA-directed DNA polymerase alpha subunit POL12 (DNA polymerase alpha-primase complex, polymerase-associated subunit B), with amino-acid sequence MEDIVGELNELFAASSPDGLPKDVLAELQSLLRVHSIAPQELFYKWESFCLKMGSEETKLNLETVRLFKRDVQESLERETRSKPGRQLPTATPRAAAATDVFGILDGLTPNASHGRTPNSAKRKADFASPSASKVGKVDSPIGSKAPRKPINGAATGDGAQSVPFSGRQNPGQTLETLNAHLSMPETPMAPFSEARIRPTANTDLKKFGYKPMAMRLSEASEILDDRIDEFMTIFQKEYETEDLPFGSAATQSTSEIVAVGRIASDSMEGKLNPASLVLETSRRTGAGVRVPLKVDTLPSVNFFPGQIVALRGINASGNYFSVKEVLSTPLLPPAASSVPTMEGINERLEEAGSSPLNIMISSGPYTADDNLDFEPLNEICQKAAESYADGLVLMGPFLDIEHPLVASGDFDLPETNGYDPDTATLTTVFRHCITTPLQRLVAAVPSITIVMVPSVRDAVSKHVSWPQEQLPKKELGLPKQVRMVSNPVTLSLNETVIGLCSHDVLYELRREEALHGKPKEGNLLTRLSKYLVEQRHFNPVFPPSSRDALPKPGIENGLATGATLDVSYMKLGEWWNVRPDVLIVPSMLPPFVKVVDSVLVINPGTLSKRRAPGTYAQMAIHPREITEEEREQKHISHKLYERTRVDVIRI
- a CDS encoding Apc13 domain protein (predicted protein); amino-acid sequence: MHHPRLADYFEDFTRPHTSATPSTTTSSHLYNNHTVTYGSSSPTLVPSFLPIEDIYVAPQYQPPNPEDEDDVVPDQHAAFGISRAMERRREAVWRDLGLEALVNSGSGKSAVRVKEVGRRMGGKRVACMGCLIPLCF